In a single window of the uncultured Dysgonomonas sp. genome:
- a CDS encoding endo-1,4-beta-xylanase, protein MKVLTPVLSLIIAFTILSCSAEKKENKVKERSLKEALKDKFLIGTALNTNQIWGTDSAAVKLVKEQFNSIVAENCMKSMFLQPKEGEFNFKDADKFVEFGEQNNMFIIGHTLIWHSQAPAWFFTDDKGKDVSKEVLTERMKTHITTVVSRYKGRIKGWDVVNEAILDDGSWRDSKFYKIIGEDFIPLAFEFAHAADPDAELYYNDYNEWHAGKRDAIVKLVNSLKEEGLRIDGVGMQGHIGMDYPSLGEYKAAIEAYSATGVKVHITELDMSALPSPWGNTGANISDTIAYHREMNPYTTNLPDSISTIWTKRMGDYFKLFLDNSDKIARVTLWGVTDNDSWKNDFPIRGRTDYPLLFDRQYKAKAVVKEIINELKVKNEK, encoded by the coding sequence ATGAAAGTATTAACTCCTGTTCTCTCTCTTATCATCGCCTTCACTATCTTGAGTTGTTCGGCAGAAAAGAAAGAAAATAAAGTAAAAGAACGTTCATTAAAAGAAGCCCTTAAAGACAAATTCCTGATCGGCACAGCCCTGAATACAAATCAGATATGGGGAACAGACTCTGCTGCCGTAAAGCTGGTAAAAGAGCAATTTAATTCCATCGTTGCCGAAAACTGTATGAAGAGCATGTTCTTACAACCAAAAGAGGGTGAATTCAACTTTAAGGATGCCGACAAGTTTGTAGAATTCGGAGAGCAAAATAATATGTTTATCATCGGACATACACTGATATGGCATTCTCAGGCTCCTGCTTGGTTCTTTACGGATGACAAGGGAAAAGACGTTTCGAAAGAAGTGTTGACAGAGCGTATGAAAACCCATATAACAACTGTTGTCAGCCGCTACAAAGGACGTATTAAAGGCTGGGATGTAGTAAATGAAGCCATTCTCGATGACGGTTCATGGCGCGACAGCAAATTCTATAAAATCATAGGAGAAGATTTTATTCCTCTCGCCTTCGAATTTGCTCACGCCGCCGATCCCGATGCAGAACTCTACTATAATGATTACAACGAGTGGCATGCAGGAAAGCGTGATGCAATTGTCAAACTCGTAAATTCACTGAAAGAAGAAGGACTCCGCATAGACGGCGTGGGAATGCAGGGACATATAGGGATGGATTATCCAAGCCTGGGAGAATATAAAGCAGCTATAGAGGCTTATTCTGCCACTGGTGTAAAAGTTCATATCACCGAACTGGATATGAGCGCGCTTCCATCGCCTTGGGGAAATACAGGGGCTAATATTTCAGATACAATTGCATATCACAGGGAAATGAACCCTTATACAACAAACTTACCGGATTCTATCTCTACAATCTGGACTAAGCGGATGGGCGATTACTTCAAACTGTTTTTAGATAATAGTGATAAGATTGCGCGCGTTACCCTATGGGGTGTTACAGATAATGACTCGTGGAAAAACGATTTCCCGATACGCGGACGCACCGATTATCCGTTATTATTCGACCGTCAATACAAAGCAAAAGCTGTGGTTAAGGAAATAATTAATGAACTAAAAGTGAAAAATGAAAAGTGA